The following nucleotide sequence is from Triticum dicoccoides isolate Atlit2015 ecotype Zavitan chromosome 7B, WEW_v2.0, whole genome shotgun sequence.
GAGGTGAAGAGGTGGTGCCCTCTTCAGGTTCAGTTCTGTCTTTCAACGTCGACTCGGACGGCTCCGTCGGGGTTTTCAGTGAGAGCGAGCTGCCACTGCCGGCCTTCTGCTGCTCCTCCAGTATCCTCTGCAAATATTTCGCGTGTTCTTCTATGCGTAGCTGCAGCTGCCTTTGCACCTGGCCAAGATTAAGCTCACGGATTGTCAGAAAATCGACAGTCTACAGATAGTTTTCTAAGATCAACTTCAGACATATGTCTGAATTCTGACACATATGACAGCAGTGAACTGCATTTCAGATTTTCAGACTACCTCTAGCTGTTCATGGAGCTGTTTCTGAACCTCCATTTGCATCCGTAGAGCTTCTGCCAAGTTCCTAACAAAAGGAGAAAGGAAGAGATGTAAACTTCTAAGGTCATGGTGTTTGCTAAGCATTCACTCTGGTGTAATAATTCAGAGAGCTTACTTGTTTTTGAACGGATCACTTCCGCTGCTACCCGGTTGTACTTTCTTAACGTCCGAGGAAGCCTTCTTTTCTGCAGACAACAGTATGCATCAAAATTCAGAATCGCAAAAGGCGCTGATACCGATCACTTGTGAACAATATTCATCTTCTGTAGTTTGTTTACCTTCTTTGATCTCTGGGATATACTTTGCGTGCCGGTACTTCTGTTCAACAAAGACAGGCAAACTATGAGTAACAATGAAAAGAAGAGATGTTTGATTCCATTTTCAGTGTAGTGGGGAAACAGCCCTGAAGTAGTACCTGCAAATGACTCTTTACATGGTAAATGGTGAGGCCTTCCACTTTCATAAGCTTCAGAACGCCCTTGGGAGTTGCTTCTGTAATAAGAGATGTTGAAGTGAACTATTTAGAGTGGAAAACAGAAAACTAAAAATACATTTGGGAAATGAAAGCAGAACAGCCATCTTACTGTCAGGTCCTTCGAGCTTGTTCACGGCCTCTACAAAACGCTCGTGGAGCTCCAGTGTCCACCTCAATCTTGACTTGTTAGCTGCTGCAGATCCAGAAGATGACCGCGATGAGCTAAGCGGCAATTTAGCCGGAGATCCTGGATTCTGCAGGCTCTGGTTGTAGCAGGATGACACTGGAAGCGGCGACATTTGAGGCGGCGGCGTGTCGTATATGTCCTGAACAACATATGAGATGAAGAAGAACACCAAGAGTGAGTTTCAGACATGCTGCAAAAGTTCAGTGGAGAGCTTTTTACCCTCAAACTGCAACAAACAAAAATGCACCAAATGGCAATGGACTCACATCTAATTGGGGGCTCTCCTCATTATCGGTGATGGCGATCCCTAGCTGCTCAGACAAGAACTGGAACTCCATCTGCTCGGCCTCGGCGAAAGCAAACGCTTGGTTTTCACCATGGAAGCTGCCATCAGAAGCATCTCCAACAGAAAGATTGAGGAAGTCCTTTATGTCATCTGTCTGTTCAGCTTCGTCATGAACATTGCCTGTGTCACCACTGAGCTGCAGGGAGGAGGTTGATGACTGCCCTGGGAGAACCTGCTGCTCATACTTAGGAGGGTGAGGCAGGAAAGGCAGAGCACCCATTCGCCGACATGGCGCCGAGTTCGTCGAAGATGACGAGAATAAACTTGTGCAGAACGTTGAAGAGTTTGAGGCCATGGGCTCTGAAAAATTGGGGTGCGAGACATGAGACAATGGACTTTCAGGATCAGGCTCCGGGCTCCTTCTCTGAAGGTTAAATGGTAGGCTGCTTCTTCCCAGGCTCGACGTTCGGATCAGCTCGGTCTTGATGTCTGATGACTGACTGGTGGATGACAGATTGTCATCCAACAGCCCAAGGTGGTCCAATTTAGCATCCAGCAGCTTATGAACTGAGGACTGTGTGGATCCACAGGCATAAGAATGCGCGGTTTTGTCCGGCGCAGCGATCGGCTTCACGGCAACAACACCATGGGAGCTCATGCTGCTTCAGTTGATTAGTGAGTGACTTGATCATACACTGTTGAAAACACAAAAACTGATGCCTGTTAATACTTACCCAACAAACAGTTCATTCAGAGTATAAATGCAATTCAGAAAATGCATATACTGAAGCTTCTCGCAAGGAAATTTGTGTACATGCAGAAGAAGCTTGTTTATGACCACAGAAAACATTTTATGCTTGAGCTACCATTAATTTACACAATGTCATGACTTCTGGCAAAGTAATATAACGTGTGATGTGGCAACAGGATTAGATCTGAATGAGTAGTGGTGATTAGCACCGCTACTGCACACAGCACCCTCTGCACAGGTGCCAAATTCAGAGCATCAGAGatcaagagaaagaaaaagaaacacaATAGCAGGCAGTTCGCCATGATTTAAAGACAAATTGCACAGCtcgtgagaaatcctgtcaacgcaCAGGAAATGAGAGAGAATAAACAAGAATGAAAATCTGAAAGAGGACAAAGAGGCACATCGACCGGAAATGGGAAAAACAAAAGACAAACCAAATCAGGAAGCGAGAGCTTTATCTCCCCTTTCAAATCACATATTCCAGCACTAACCAACAGAAAAGTTCAACCGAAAAACCATTAGAAGAATGGTTAAATCTCGCCAGAACAACACAAAGAACCATGGCTCCTACTGTATGGAGCCGGGGAACCAaggagataaaatgaatgacagatCTCTGTAACATCGAGCAGCCTCACCTGGAAAACGGAACCAAAGAAGAAGATGGGCAGTACGGCGAGGAGATTCAGAATCTGCGAGATGGGTTGTACGGCTAATCTGGATGCTAATCTGCCTATCTCtaactctcttctcctctcttctctTATCCAACAGCAGCTCCCCCctccctagagagagagagagagacagagagagagagtcaGAGAGGCCTAAGAAAAAGTCCTATCTCTCTCTCCCTGCAAATCGTTGGTGCTTGGTGACTATACTGCACCTTTTCTTGTACTACTCCAACTCTATTCTGGTTGGCTGCTTTGCTTCGGTCTCTCAGATGCCCTGTTTAAATTTCCAGATTGCCTATTAACCGTGTAGCCTTCCTTGTCCTATTTTTGTACTATAATCTGGATGTTAAAAACGTCTTACGTTTTGTTACGGAGGGAGTAAAATACACCCCTTCTCAGTGCACCTTTTTTTAGCCTTGGGAAGTTGGGAGAGGGGCTGCATCAGAGGTCAGTTCTTACCACAAAACGCCAGCAACCATTTCTAGTATTCTTCTTCCGGGTGGTGTAAACCAGGCCATTTTTGGCTGGGATTTGGTGTGTGTCAATGTGACCATGCCTGTCGAATGCTACTATTTTCCAATGATCGTATGTGTTGCTACCATGAAATAATGTTCGGCAACAAACTTGTTATAAAACATCGGTAACTGATGAGTGCAACCAATTATATAGTAGAAAAATGAGAGGTTCTTAAGAGTAAAAGGCATCGCATATTGTCAAGAGTAAGATGGATGGAGCAAGCGACCATGACTTCA
It contains:
- the LOC119338116 gene encoding protein PHOSPHATE STARVATION RESPONSE 3-like → MSSHGVVAVKPIAAPDKTAHSYACGSTQSSVHKLLDAKLDHLGLLDDNLSSTSQSSDIKTELIRTSSLGRSSLPFNLQRRSPEPDPESPLSHVSHPNFSEPMASNSSTFCTSLFSSSSTNSAPCRRMGALPFLPHPPKYEQQVLPGQSSTSSLQLSGDTGNVHDEAEQTDDIKDFLNLSVGDASDGSFHGENQAFAFAEAEQMEFQFLSEQLGIAITDNEESPQLDDIYDTPPPQMSPLPVSSCYNQSLQNPGSPAKLPLSSSRSSSGSAAANKSRLRWTLELHERFVEAVNKLEGPDKATPKGVLKLMKVEGLTIYHVKSHLQKYRHAKYIPEIKEEKKASSDVKKVQPGSSGSDPFKNKNLAEALRMQMEVQKQLHEQLEVQRQLQLRIEEHAKYLQRILEEQQKAGSGSSLSLKTPTEPSESTLKDRTEPEEGTTSSPQTSKNSEAGSPCS